One region of Chaetodon auriga isolate fChaAug3 chromosome 5, fChaAug3.hap1, whole genome shotgun sequence genomic DNA includes:
- the LOC143321138 gene encoding transmembrane protein 150A-like — translation MTAWIVLPVSLSAFSITGIWIVYAMAVMNHHVCPVENWSYNVTCTEELPRPGFPKTCCTIQDIPLISKCGSYPPESCLFSLIGNVGAFMVVMVCLLRYAQVIEHSHRCWVNTSALVSGCTNAVGLVMVGNFQVDHAKSLHYVGAGVAFPAGLLFVCLQCVLTYRVAVTALDYWMAHFRVALALGAMVSLVLSGIFFIHESFVLQHAAAICEWVFTVDILVFYGTFTYEFGTVTSETMMAGLQRSHLHGSGVIMGPRARGSALGGGTKGLKSPGGSSTSTHLNCTPESIAML, via the exons ATGACTGCCTGGATCGTCCtgcctgtcagcctgtctgcctTCTCCATCACAGGGATATGGATCGT GTACGCCATGGCTGTGATGAATCACCATGTTTGTCCCGTGGAGAACTG GTCTTACAACGTAACCTGCACAGAGGAGCTGCCCCGGCCAGGCTTCCCCAAGACCTGCTGCACCATCCAGGACATCCCCCTCATCag TAAATGTGGCTCCTACCCTCCTGAAAGCTGCCTGTTCAGCCTGATCGGCAACGTTGGAGCCTTCATGG tggtGATGGTGTGCCTTCTGCGCTACGCCCAGGTGATCGAGCACAGCCACCGATGTTGGGTCAACACCAGCGCTCTGGTGTCCGGCTGCACCAACGCCGTGGGTCTGGTCATGGTGGGAAACTTCCAG GTCGATCACGCCAAATCTCTGCACTACGTGGGCGCCGGCGTGGCGTTCCCGGCGGGGCTGCTGTTCGTGTGCCTGCAGTGCGTCCTCACCTACCGGGTGGCCGTCACCGCCCTCGACTACTGGATGGCCCACTTCAGAGTGGCTCTGGCACTGGGAGCAATGGTGTCCCTCGTCCTCA gcgGCATCTTCTTCATCCACGAGAGCTTCGTCCTGCAGCACGCTGCAGCCATCTGTGAGTGGGTCTTCACCGTGGACATCCTGGTCTTCTACGGCACCTTCACCTACGAGTTCGGCACCGTCACCAGCGAGACCATGATGGCGGGCCTGCAGCGGAGTCACCTCCACGGCTCGGGGGTTATCATGGGCCCCAGGGCCCGGGGCTCCGCGCTGGGGGGGGGCACCAAGGGCCTCAAGTCCCCCGGAGGCAGCAGCACGTCCACGCATCTCAACTGTACCCCGGAGAGCATAGCCATGTTGTAG
- the LOC143321507 gene encoding potassium voltage-gated channel subfamily V member 2-like — protein MGSASKVVNLWNRRQSLFPNYKVTDTDVNRRPSEIAYPLAKESCVKTWNSMQELSRDIYDIYAEYEDEEDDSAPQGFAKQISPSKKNYMININVGGKPYQIAYKMAAKYPKTRIGRLATYTDHNMKLDLCDDYTVTNNEFFFDRDPDVFHSIFNFYRTGVLWIKDELCPRNFLEEINYWGVRIRNTHRCCRISFEERQDELNEQLKIQRELEAEVEIEENEELFHDMFMGQKRRAIWNLMEKPFSSVKAKLMAVASSLFVLISLVAMTLNTVEEMQYRTPTGQLSGKTYWEYVESMCIAFFTMEYLLRLMSTPDLRAFSRSVLNTVDLIAILPQYLQGFLEFFDNEENYMKHEADMQAVGQVGKLGQVLRIMRLMRIFRILKLARHSTGLRAFGFTLRQCYQQVGCLFLFIAMGIFSFSAMVYTVEHDMPQTNFTSIPHAWWWAAVSISTVGYGDVYPETILGRLFAFICIAFGIILNGLPISILFNKFSDYYAKLKANQYTASLKKRGKVRFANRTVKRLNRCFGNHHCEAR, from the exons ATGGGGAGCGCCAGCAAGGTGGTCAACCTGTGGAACAGGAGACAGAGTCTCTTCCCCAACTACAAAGTGACCGATACGGACGTCAATCGAAGACCCTCGGAGATCGCTTATCCTCTGGCCAAAGAAAGCTGCGTGAAGACATGGAACTCCATGCAGGAGCTGAGCAGGGACATCTACGACATCTACGCCGAGtacgaggatgaggaggacgaCAGTGCTCCGCAGGGCTTCGCCAAGCAGATTTCACCCTCCAAGAAGAACTACATGATCAACATCAACGTAGGGGGGAAGCCCTACCAGATAGCCTACAAGATGGCTGCCAAGTATCCCAAGACCAGAATAGGACGACTGGCCACCTACACGGACCACAACATGAAGCTGGACCTGTGCGATGACTACACTGTGACCAACAATGAGTTCTTCTTCGACAGGGACCCagatgtcttccacagcatcTTCAACTTCTACAGGACTGGTGTGCTGTGGATCAAGGACGAGCTGTGTCCCCGCAACTTCCTGGAGGAGATCAACTACTGGGGCGTGAGGATCAGGAACACCCACCGCTGCTGCCGCATCTCCTTCGAGGAGAGGCAGGACGAGCTGAATGAGCAGCTGAAGatccagagggagctggaggcagaggtggagatcGAGGAGAACGAGGAGCTCTTTCACGACATGTTCATGGGCCAGAAGCGCCGAGCTATCTGGAACTTGATGGAGAAGCCGTTCTCCTCCGTCAAGGCCAAGCTGATGGCGGTGGCCTCCAGCCTGTTTGTCCTGATCTCCCTGGTGGCCATGACTCTGAACACAGTGGAGGAGATGCAGTACAGAACTCCCACAGGTCAGCTCAGCGGTAAGACATACTGGGAGTACGTGGAGTCCATGTGCATCGCCTTCTTCACCATGGAGTACCTGCTCCGCCTGATGTCCACTCCGGACCTCAGGGCCTTCAGCAGGAGCGTGCTCAACACCGTGGACCTGATCGCCATCCTGCCTCAGTACCTGCAGGGCTTCCTGGAGTTCTTCGACAATGAGGAAAACTACATGAAGCACGAGGCCGACATGCAGGCGGTGGGGCAGGTGGGCAAGCTGGGCCAGGTGCTGCGGATCATGAGACTGATGCGAATCTTCCGTATCTTGAAGCTGGCGCGACACTCCACGGGTCTGCGGGCGTTTGGCTTCACTCTGCGTCAGTGCTACCAGCAAGTGggctgcctcttcctcttcatcgcCATGGGCATCTTCAGCTTCTCCGCCATGGTCTACACGGTGGAGCATGACATGCCGCAGACAAACTTCACCAGCATTCCTCACGCATGGTGGTGGGCAGCT GTCAGCATCTCCACGGTGGGCTACGGAGACGTCTACCCAGAGACCATCCTGGGTCGCCTGTTCGCGTTCATCTGCATCGCCTTTGGAATCATCCTCAACGGTCTGCCCATATCCATCCTCTTCAACAAGTTCTCTGACTATTACGCTAAACTCAAGGCCAATCAGTACACGGCCTCCCTGAAGAAGCGCGGGAAGGTGAGGTTTGCCAACAGGACCGTAAAAAGGCTCAACCGCTGCTTTGGAAACCACCACTGCGAAGCACGCTGA